From one Malus sylvestris chromosome 1, drMalSylv7.2, whole genome shotgun sequence genomic stretch:
- the LOC126619662 gene encoding ABC transporter B family member 20-like, protein MMINRGLFGWSPPHIQPLTPVSEVSEPPESPSPYMEQSNDASAQPMEQEEEMEEQEEMEPPPAAVPFSKLFTCADRLDWVLMTVGSLAAAAHGTALVVYLHYFAKIIHILWVERDHKGEPPPMNDEQFQKFMDLSLSIVYIAAGVFAAGWIEVSCWILTGERQTAVIRSNYVQVLLNQDMSFFDTYGNNGDIVSQVLSDVLLIQSALSEKVGNYIHNMATFFSGLIIGFINCWQIAAITLATGPFIVAAGGISNIFLHRLAENIQDAYAEAASIAEQAVSYIRTLYAFTNETLAKYSYATSLQATLRYGILISLVQGLGLGFTYGLAICSCALQLWVGRFLVTSHEAHGGEIITALFAVILSGLGLNQAATNFYSFDQGRIAAYRLFEMISRSSSTVNHEGSALATVQGNIEFRNVYFSYLSRPEIPILSGFYLTVPAKKAVALVGRNGSGKSSIIPLMERFYDPTLGEVLLDGENIKNLRLEWLRSQIGLVTQEPALLSLSIRDNIAYGRDATMDQIEEAAKIAHAHTFITSLEGGYDTQVGRAGLALTEEQKIKLSIARAVLLNPSILLLDEVTGGLDFEAEKAVQEALDVLMLGRSTIIIARRLSLIRNADYIAVMEEGQLVEMGTHDELLNLDGLYAELLKNEEAAKLPRRMPVSYKETATFQIEKDSSASNSFQEPSSPKMMKSPSLQRTTGMFRMGDNTFNSQESPKAKSPPAEKVLENGQALDSEDKEPSIKRQDSFEMRLPELPKIDVHSANHQTSNGSDPESPVSPLLTSDPKNERSHSQTFSRPHSHSDDFPMKVNEAKCRNYKKAPSFWRLAQLSFAEWLYAVLGSIGAAIFGSFNPLLAYVIALIVTAYYRVDEGRHLKPEVDKWCLLIACMGIVTVVANFLQHFYFGIMGEKMTERVRRMMFSAMLRNEAGWFDEEENSADTLSMRLANDATFVRAAFSNRLSIFIQDSAAVVVALLIGVLLQWRLALVALATLPVLTISAIAQKLWLAGFSRGIQEMHRKASLVLEDAVRNIYTVVAFCAGNKVMELYRLQLKKIFKQSFFHGMAIGFAFGFSQFLLFACNALLLWHTARTVKNKHMDLPTALKEYMVFSFATFALVEPFGLAPYILKRRKSLISVFEIIDRVPKIEPDENSAMKPPNVYGSIELKNVDFCYPTRPELLVLSNFSLKVNGGQTVAVVGVSGSGKSTIISLIERFYDPVAGQVLLDGRDLKVYNLRWLRNHLGLVQQEPIIFSTTIRENIIYARHNASEAEMKEAARIANAHHFISSLPHGYDTHVGMRGVDLTPGQKQRIAIARVVLKNAPILLLDEASSSIESESSRVVQEALDTLIMGNKTTILIAHRAAMMRHVDNIVVLNGGRIVEEGSHDNLMSKNGLYVRLMQPHFGKGLRQRRLV, encoded by the exons ATGATGATAAATCGGGGACTGTTCGGGTGGTCCCCGCCGCACATACAGCCCTTGACGCCGGTCTCAGAGGTGTCGGAGCCGCCAGAGTCGCCTTCGCCGTATATGGAGCAGAGTAACGACGCGTCGGCTCAGCCGATGGAGCAGGAGGAGGAGATGGAGGAGCAGGAGGAGATGGAGCCGCCGCCAGCTGCCGTGCCCTTCTCGAAGCTGTTCACCTGCGCTGACCGGCTCGATTGGGTTCTGATGACTGTTGGGTCGCTTGCCGCGGCGGCTCACGGGACGGCTCTGGTGGTGTACTTGCACTACTTCGCTAAGATTATTCATATACTCTGGGTCGAGCGTGACCACAAGGGCGAGCCGCCGCCAATGAACGACGAGCAGTTCCAGAAGTTTATGGAT CTTTCTTTGTCCATCGTTTATATTGCCGCTGGTGTTTTTGCTGCTGGTTGGATTG AGGTCTCATGCTGGATTCTGACGGGAGAACGCCAGACTGCTGTCATCAGGTCAAACTATGTTCAAGTATTACTTAACCAGGATATGAGTTTTTTTGATACCTATGGGAACAACGGGGACATTGTGAGCCAAGTATTGAGTGATGTGTTGCTCATTCAGTCTGCTCTTAGTGAAAAA GTTGGAAATTATATTCATAACATGGCTACATTTTTCAGTGGTCTCATTATTGGATTCATCAACTGTTGGCAGATTGCGGCTATAACATTAGCCACCGGTCCTTTTATTGTGGCTGCTGGAGGAATATCAAATATATTTCTTCATAGGCTTGCTGAGAATATTCAAGATGCATATGCTGAAGCAGCTAGCATTGCTGAACAG GCAGTCTCTTACATTAGGACGTTATATGCATTTACAAATGAAACATTGGCCAAGTATTCGTATGCTACATCACTGCAAGCAACTCTAAGATATGGCATATTGATAAGTCTTGTGCAAGGACTTGGACTTGGATTCACTTATGGCCTTGCCATTTGTTCTTGTGCCCTGCAACTGTGGGTTGGAAGGTTCCTGGTTACTAGTCATGAAGCTCATGGTGGTGAAATTATAACAGCCCTTTTTGCTGTAATATTAAGTGGCCT TGGGCTGAATCAAGCGGCAACAAACTTCTACTCATTTGACCAAGGTCGAATTGCTGCTTATAGACTTTTTGAGATGATAAGTCGATCATCCTCTACTGTTAATCACGAGGGAAGTGCCCTAGCGACTGTACAAGGAAATATTGAGTTTCGAAATGTATATTTCAGTTATCTATCTCGTCCTGAGATCCCCATATTGAGTGGTTTTTACCTCACTGTACCTGCTAAGAAAGCTGTAGCACTCGTTGGCAGAAATGGTTCAGGAAAGAGCAGTATTATCCCCCTCATGGAGCGGTTTTATGATCCAACTTTAG GAGAAGTTCTTTTGGATGGAGAAAATATCAAAAACCTGAGACTGGAGTGGCTAAGAAGTCAGATAGGGCTAGTCACACAGGAGCCTGCTTTGCTGAGTTTAAGTATAAGAGACAATATTGCTTATGGGCGGGATGCTACAATGGACCAAATTGAAGAAGCTGCTAAAATAGCGCATGCGCATACATTTATTACCTCACTTGAGGGAGGATACGATACACAG GTGGGAAGAGCAGGCTTAGCATTGACGGAAgagcaaaaaataaaactttcaaTTGCCAGAGCAGTACTTCTGAACCCCTCAATTCTTTTGCTTGATGAGGTCACTGGTGGACTTGATTTTGAAGCTGAAAAAGCCGTTCAAGAAGCTCTAGATGTCCTTATGTTGGGGCGTTCAACTATAATTATAGCTCGGCGGCTTAGTCTTATAAGGAATGCTGATTACATAGCTGTGATGGAGGAAGGCCAACTAGTTGAAATGGGTACCCATGATGAGTTATTAAACCTGGATGGCCTCTATGCGGAGCTTCTCAAAAatgaagaagctgcaaaacttCCTAGGAG GATGCCAGTGAGCTACAAGGAAACTGCAACTTTCCAAATTGAAAAGGATTCTTCGGCAAGTAATAGCTTCCAAGAACCATCATCTCCGAAAATGATGAAATCACCCTCCCTTCAGAGAACTACTGGCATGTTCCGGATGGGTGATAACACTTTTAACTCACAGGAGTCACCAAAAGCTAAGAGCCCACCAGCAGAGAAAGTGTTGGAAAATGGTCAGGCCTTGGATTCAGAAGATAAGGAACCATCAATAAAAAGGCAGGATAGTTTTGAAATGAGACTACCAGAGTTACCCAAGATTGATGTCCATTCTGCTAATCACCAAACGTCAAATGGTTCGGACCCTGAATCCCCCGTTTCACCCCTTCTGACATCTGATCCGAAAAATGAGCGGTCCCATTCACAAACCTTTAGCCGCCCCCATAGTCATTCAGATGACTTTCCCATGAAAGTGAATGAAGCAAAATGTAGAAATTATAAGAAGGCACCATCATTTTGGAGGCTTGCACAACTTAGTTTTGCTGAATGGCTGTATGCTGTGTTAGGAAGCATTGGTGCTGCTATCTTTGGTTCTTTCAATCCTCTTCTTGCTTATGTAATCGCACTGATAGTAACAGCATACTACAGAGTTGATGAAGGTCGTCACTTGAAACCGGAAGTAGACAAATGGTGCTTGCTCATTGCTTGTATGGGTATAGTGACAGTCGTTGCCAATTTCTTGCAGCATTTCTACTTTGGTATAATGGGTGAGAAAATGACTGAACGAGTTCGTAGAATGATGTTTTCAG CAATGCTACGAAATGAAGCAGGATGGTTTGATGAAGAGGAAAACAGTGCTGATACCTTATCCATGCGCTTGGCCAATGATGCCACATTTGTACGAGCTGCTTTCAGCAATCGGCTGTCAATATTTATACAGGATAGTGCTGCTGTTGTTGTTGCTCTTCTTATCGGGGTGCTGCTACAATGGCGATTAGCACTTGTGGCTTTGGCAACCCTACCCGTTCTCACTATTTCTGCCATTGCACAG AAATTATGGCTTGCTGGTTTTTCAAGGGGAATTCAGGAGATGCACAGGAAGGCATCTTTGGTTCTTGAGGATGCAGTTAGAAACATTTACACTGTTGTAGCATTCTGTGCTGGTAATAAGGTAATGGAGCTCTACAGGTTGCAGCTAAAGAAAATATTCAAGCAGAGTTTCTTTCATGGAATGGCCATTGGCTTTGCATTTGGCTTTTCGCAGTTCCTTCTTTTTGCCTGCAATGCCCTTCTCCTCTGGCACACTGCACGCACTGTGAAAAATAAGCATATGGATCTACCTACTGCTCTCAAGGAGTATATGGTTTTCTCTTTTGCTACATTTGCACTTGTAGAGCCTTTTGGGCTGGCTCCTTACATCCTGAAGCGCCGAAAATCTCTCATTTCAGTTTTTGAAATCATAGATCGAGTGCCGAAGATTGAGCCAGATGAAAACTCAGCGATGAAACCACCTAATGTTTATGGAAGCATTGAGTTGAAAAATGTTGACTTCTGTTATCCAACCCGCCCAGAACTGTTGGTACTGAGCAATTTCAGTCTCAAAGTAAATGGGGGGCAAACTGTAGCTGTGGTGGGAGTTTCAGGGTCAGGAAAGAGCACTATAATTTCTTTGATTGAGAGATTTTATGATCCAGTTGCTGGTCAAGTCTTACTGGATGGTCGAGATCTGAAAGTTTATAATTTGAGATGGTTGAGGAACCACCTAGGTCTTGTTCAGCAGGAACCCATTATATTCTCGACAACCATTCGGGAAAATATTATATATGCAAGGCACAATGCTAGTGAGGCTGAGATGAAAGAGGCAGCCAGAATAGCAAATGCTCACCATTTCATCAGCAGCTTGCCTCATGGTTATGATACGCATGTGGGGATGAGAGGTGTTGACTTGACCCCGGGACAGAAACAGAGAATTGCAATAGCACGCGTCGTGCTAAAGAACGCCCCCATCTTACTATTGGATGAAGCAAGCTCGTCCATTGAATCTGAATCTAGTCGAGTGGTGCAGGAGGCTCTTGATACATTAATCATGGGGAACAAAACAACCATTTTGATAGCCCATAGAGCTGCAATGATGAGGCATGTCGATAACATTGTAGTTCTCAACGGAGGGAGAATTGTGGAAGAAGGGTCCCATGATAATTTAATGTCAAAGAATGGTCTCTATGTCCGTTTGATGCAACCACACTTTGGCAAGGGTTTGCGTCAGCGTCGCCTCGTTTAG
- the LOC126619671 gene encoding photosynthetic NDH subunit of lumenal location 1, chloroplastic-like — MAISSSISLSCWVSTAIPDNKFYCNELPRATSAHFSCKSITCSGESASIEESHCKRRPLLLGFGALTTSLLHANSLFAQEIPEKFRAFVDKVDGYSYYYPNDWRDFEFRAHDSAFKDRYMQLHNVRVRFIPTNKTDIHDLGPMEQVVTDLVRHKLAAPNQYATIFGVEEKNIDGKNYYTIEYGLESPNFATTSFATIAIGNGRYYTLIVGANERRWKRYRNQLKVVADSFRMLDI; from the exons ATGGCAATTTCATCATCCATCTCATTGAGCTGCTGGGTTTCTACTGCCATACCCGACAACAAG TTTTACTGCAATGAGTTGCCACGAGCTACCTCGGCTCATTTTTCATGCAAATCAATCACTTGCTCAGGAGAGTCAGCCTCCATTGAAGAAA GCCATTGCAAGAGAAGGCCTCTACTTTTAGGATTTGGGGCACTAACCACAAGTCTACTTCATGCAAATTCCCTCTTTGCTCAAG AAATACCGGAAAAGTTTCGAGCTTTCGTCGACAAAGTAGATGGGTATTCATACTACTACCCCAACGATTGGAGG GACTTTGAGTTTAGAGCACATGACTCTGCATTCAAGGACAGATATATGCAGCTGCATAATGTTAGAGTGAGATTTATACCCACAAATAAAACTGACATCCATGATTTGGGTCCAATGGAACAG GTTGTTACCGATCTGGTGAGGCATAAACTTGCTGCACCAAACCAGTATGCAACTATATTTGGCGTCGAGGAG AAAAACATAGATGGGAAAAATTATTACACCATTGAGTATGGACTTGAATCTCCAAACTTTGCTACCACTTCATTCGCAACCATAGCCATTGGAAACG GGAGATACTACACCCTGATTGTCGGAGCAAACGAAAGACGGTGGAAAAGATACCGCAACCAGCTTAAAGTGGTAGCAGACTCTTTCAGAATGCTTGACATCTGA
- the LOC126614508 gene encoding uncharacterized protein LOC126614508 produces MIFICRHLDNGLKNEYLTVKDLLAFWKKLRNRYNHQTKVILPMARYEWTHLRIQDFKLVAEYNSSLFRITSQMKLCGDTITEEDMLEKTFSTFHASNVILQQQYRSRGFIEYNQLISVLLVAKQNNKLLMKNHQSQSIGSASFPEVNAASLEVNATSSGGDNHK; encoded by the coding sequence ATGATCTTTATTTGTCGCCATCTTGATAATGGACTAAAGAACGAGTACTTAACGGTTAAAGATCTGTTAGCTTTCTGGAAGAAATTGAGAaacagatacaatcaccagacaaaGGTGATTCTTCCAATGGCTCGCTATGAgtggactcacctaaggatccaggatttcaagtTAGTGGCTGAGTACAATTCTTCGTTGTTTagaattacctctcagatgaagcTCTGTGGGGATACCATCACTGAGGAAGATATGCTagaaaagactttcagcacattTCATGCCTCTAACGTGATCCTGCAGCAGCAGTATAGATCGCGAGGCTTCAttgaatacaaccagctgatatctgtgctTTTGGTAGCTAAACAAAACAATAAGCtcctgatgaaaaatcatcagtcCCAATCTATTGGATCTGCATcattcccagaagtgaatgctGCTTCCCTCGAAGTGAATGCCACATCATCTGGTGGCGATAATCATAAATGA
- the LOC126633378 gene encoding aquaporin TIP1-3, which translates to MPINRIAVGTPGEASQPDAIRAALAEFFSMLIFVFAGEGSGMAFNKLTDNASTTPSGLVAASLAHAFALFVAVSVGANISGGHVNPAVTFGAFIGGNITLLRGILYWIAQLLGSVVACLLLKFATGGWETAGFSLSSGVSVWNALVFEIVMTFGLVYTVYATAVDPKKGNVGIVAPIAIGLIVGANILAGGAFDGASMNPAVSFGPAVVSWSWTHHWVYWAGPLIGAAIAALVYDNIFIGNRTHEPLPNNDF; encoded by the exons atgccaaTCAACAGAATTGCAGTTGGAACGCCGGGAGAGGCAAGCCAACCTGATGCAATTAGGGCTGCGTTGGCTGAGTTTTTTTCCATGCTTATTTTTGTCTTTGCTGGGGAAGGCTCTGGCATGGCTTTCA ACAAGCTTACTGACAATGCGTCAACCACACCGTCGGGGCTCGTAGCTGCATCATTAGCCCATGCATTTGCACTTTTTGTGGCGGTCTCAGTGGGTGCAAATATTTCTGGTGGTCATGTAAACCCTGCTGTCACATTTGGTGCATTCATTGGTGGAAACATAACACTCTTGAGGGGCATTTTGTATTGGATTGCACAGTTGTTGGGATCAGTTGTCGCTTGCTTACTGCTCAAGTTTGCCACCGGGGGATGG GAAACGGCTGGATTCTCACTATCGTCTGGCGTATCGGTATGGAATGCTCTAGTGTTTGAGATTGTGATGACCTTCGGCTTGGTCTACACAGTGTATGCCACAGCAGTGGATCCAAAGAAGGGGAATGTAGGGATTGTAGCACCAATTGCAATTGGTTTAATTGTTGGTGCAAACATCTTGGCTGGTGGTGCGTTTGATGGTGCATCTATGAACCCAGCTGTGTCATTTGGGCCTGCTGTGGTCAGTTGGTCATGGACCCACCACTGGGTCTATTGGGCCGGCCCACTAATTGGTGCGGCCATTGCAGCTCTTGTCTATGACAACATCTTCATTGGTAATAGGACCCATGAACCCCTTCCCAACAATGATTTTTAG